The Lancefieldella sp. Marseille-Q7238 genomic interval AGCATATTGCCGCTCTCTCCAAGACTATCTGGATGATTAAACAGTCCCAGAAGTAATAAGAGATAAAACGCTATCTTTGGGTGTCGTCGGTTTGTCCAGCGACACCCATTTTGTTTTAGCCACCCTTTGTGGACGAATTGACAAATAGCCGGTTATTAGGAAAAGGCGTTCGAATAAGCTGAGAATACATGTATCGTGGCGTTATGCGATTTCAACAGTGCCGGTAGGAAGACTGGCGATGAGTTTGAGGCTTCCTCCAAGAGCAGCGATGTACTTTCTTAAAGAGTCGATACTCATTGCTCCCATATCGCCATTTTCCATACGAGAAATACGATTCTGAGAAACTCCAATAGATTCAGCAAGTTCCACTTGGGTCATCTCACTTGCTTTTCGAGCTTCACGAAGATTGAATGCTTCTATGACAGAGAAAGTCTGTTGGCGAGCAGCAGCCATTTGATCTTTAGTAATACCGCGCTTTGCTATATAGTCTTGTAAGTTAGCCATTATGCACTCCTATTGTCTTCAGGTGCTCCTGGTAAATCTGTTCCGCTTTTGGAATGGATACCTTGTACCAGGAGTTCCATATCTTGCTTCCTTTTGATGGACTATATAGCCTATAGGCTATATTTTCAATAGATATGTATAGGTACTCTGCTAACAGAAACAATCTCTGTCTATTAAGACGTTTTAAATTCAAAGCGGGGGTGGGAGAAGACAGTATTCATTAAACATGAATATATGTGCATACGTTCAGAAAAAGTGCTACACTCAAGTTGCAAAGAAACT includes:
- a CDS encoding helix-turn-helix transcriptional regulator, which encodes MANLQDYIAKRGITKDQMAAARQQTFSVIEAFNLREARKASEMTQVELAESIGVSQNRISRMENGDMGAMSIDSLRKYIAALGGSLKLIASLPTGTVEIA